catgccttgcaggtcttaGGGTGCATAATGactggaacttgctatctgggaagctggagtggtcatgggtcgagatacgtGGAAACACAACACAACATAGAGAGCTTTTACATGtagtttataaacacttaacgaatTAAATATGCTTTCGCTGTAGACTGTGATATATATTGTAACGTTGTAACACCTtttgttaatgaatgaaagttttatttaaacatactcatgagttcaatgtgattggtggctaagatcctggtcagtcacgcctccaagcggtggtactccgcatgtggattttgggggtgtgacaaactatATGGAAAATAGCAATCTAGATAATCATTCAACACTTGAAATCCGAACATGAAGAACATTTGCATTCGTACGAATGGGGATGTCACATTGGTGCGATTGGGGATGTCCCATTCGGACGGATGCGACTGCCATTAAGACGGATGTGGCTGTTTCTTGGGCAAATCAGTTCGGTTTTGTTTGAACTGACCTCCTACTCAACTGgaatttggttacattatccttaaaTCGATTCTTGGCGATAACACTTTGTTAATTTGATATATTTACTAATTTTAGGGATCGATCAAGCACACATGAACAACAGAGAAACACAATACGTATTACACTATCGTTCAAACTCtggaacacacacacacacacacacacctcttGTAACAAGCTCGATCGATTTCCGAAGCCGTATTACATTTTTCTTACTTAACAGTAGTAAGTGGTCGATAGTTTTCACTACCCAAGGTTTTTATGCCGAAGATCTTCTAGAAGTCAAGggtttttcctcgtataaatctttgtgttgATCTACATTTTAAGCCTTGCAATCATCTTGATCACCTGAGCACTCTACCTCACATTAGAAATTTGGTTATATTATCCTTAAAtcgatttttgaccaaaacatggGTAAATACGAGTAGTGTAcgtattatttaaattaacaaaaCTTGAGTAAAGATTAGGGGGTAAGAGTGTAAGTACGTTGATGATGGTGTAGAAAAGACCATTTTGCCACTTACTACACATACTTAATTAAGTTGTTATACCATATGCATAAAATGTTGTAACTACTTAAATGTTGTTTtccaaatatattatattatattataattataattataatataatatagatATAGTCTATCCTTAAGTCTTGGATAGGGAtgttcagaattcgtttcgaattcaaaaaattcgaaattcgattAAATTCGATTCggttatcaagaattcgtttcgattgtAAGAATTCGAATttgattcaattcgagtcaaatAAATTGAATACGAATCGAATatgaatttataatttcaaatttgattcgattcgaaattcgaataaaaattatacatttttattttatatatatatataggtagaggatcctgtaaaaagtgggacttttatgagaagtgtgagaaataatttgggaatgacaagtgtcctttatcctaattaattcaaaagggtatattagtaatttaacatttttatcatttaattgatttccaagaataactgccaaaaaaaaaaaaaaaactgccgATGAGTTTTTTAAGGTTTGAATCGAATTTTGAattaggagaaattttaggaaacattatacatctgattgttttatattcttcatcatcttttaatcgcaacatcttttaatcatacattgttcatggcgtggtgttttaaaaaactggagacattgactatgattcaagtcatggtgttttatctggagacattgttcatggcgtggtgttttatctatgacttgaatcgtagatgtttaaaacaccacgccatgaacaatgtcaccagataaaacaccatgacttgaatcatagtcatggtgttttaaaatctgggaatgttttgtattgataaaacaccacgccatgaacaatgtctccagataaaacaccatgacttgaatcatagatgtttaaaacaccacgccatgaacaatgtctccagataaaacaccatgacttgaatcatagatgtttaaaacaccacgccatgaacaatgtctccagataaaacaccatgacttgaatcatagatgtttaaaacaccacgccatgaacaatgtctccagataaaacaccatgacttgaatcatagtcaattttatccagttgttttaaaacaccacgccatgaatctgattacagttctctttatgataatgtatgacgaatatgcaaccaaagacctcctacaattaaggtgaatcattaattcctatatttaaggaaaaaggagtgaatgtaggagtttttggtcgtgtatgatatggttaccatatttcaaacattgaaaaagacactattgcccttcaattttacataaggtccctctaattaaaacacaatttacatttttataccctattgatctcaaccattagatcaaatatccaatggtttaaaacacttcttacccttcttacattttagacactttttaccatatctctaccctatatatatatatatatatatatatatataggaaggttaacgtacattacggcttaacgtacatcacgtacgacaggtaattacgcacgtttattttaaaatcacgcacgttataactcaaaaatccaaaatcacgcatgttgaaacacaataatcacgcatattgaaaacattaatcacacatgttatataacaaatcacgcacgttgttgtacgtgaagtacgttaagccgtaatgtacgatatactttttctatttatatatatatatatatatatatatatatatatatatataggacaaagatctgttaggaaccaccctctattgcgagaaccgcgagaaccgcgagaaccaatgtgaacacaaccaaaaatgcctaaaattagctaaaaaacacacaattttttttttaatatttttttataaaaaaatcgctacttttagtagcaaaaaaaatatttaaaaaataaatttttttttgctactaaaagtagcgattttaacataaaaaattaaaaaaaatgtagattttttttttgatttttttagatttttttttaggttttttgggggtttagtttttagcattttagcttgggggggggggttaggttttttttttcttttttttttttggggggggggtggggtgggggttaggttttttttagctattttaggttgtgttcacattggttctcgcggttctcgcaataaaggtggttctcgcatgaaacttaccctatatatatatatatatatatatatatatatatatatatatataacttttattgggctatactataaattattttcaaaatttatttcaTGTATTAAATttacccattaccaaacccactacatgACTGATAACTaaacctaagtaacaaatctatcaatagaaTTCTAAacctaaaaatattaacttgtaatgtcGAGTGATTATTCCCGACTTCTTGTTTTGAGTTTTAGACTTACGGTGCTTTATTTAGACTTTTTAATTTGATATGGTGCTTTATGACtactttaaaatttatgtttctttttgatagttttttacatgttttaaaagAATCTGAATCAAATCGAATTTATTTGAATTcaaatttttaatcgaatacgaactgggttttttattcgaatacgaattcgaatcaaATTCGGTATGTTTTAATCGAATTAGAATTcaatggaaagtaaaaaattattcgaataatccaaaaattcgatattcgatttgATGAACACCCCTAAGTTGGATAGTGGATTGTTTATCTTCTAAAAGTGCAAAATCAATAATAATCTGGGTGGGTTTTGGACAGAAAAGTAGAAGAGGGGCTATTCTTGACCTCCAGAAAAAGTGAAGGGACATGGTGAAAAGGCAATCCAGCTCATGATCGACGGCACCCACCGAACACCCGTTCCATTCCAATCATTCCATTCCATTTCATTTCATCTCATCATCAAACAGACGCAAACGCAAACACAGAGGAGGAGGAGGGACCGACGAAGGAAGCAGAATTCACAGATCCATTTGTCGGTGGATCATCTCCTTCATCATCCCTCCTGTTCATATTATCATCCCCCCCCCCTCCCCTTCTTTTCTAAGATCAATCTCGAATACCACCAGCTGCTTCTCTTAGATGGATCACTTTGGTGTTCTAGTAGAGAGTATTGGCTTTAAAGCACACGGCAAATCCTCCGCCCCTTTGGCCGATTTGAAGAACACCAACAAACCTAATTTCACTTCCAATGGCTTCCCAACAGATATCGGTTCCAATTccacaaacaaaccaccaaaTTCTGATTTCGATGATGTGTTTGGGGTTTTCAACCGTTCGAATACTTATAGTGATGATGTGTTTGGGGTTTTCAAGGGTTCTTCTGGTGATGTGGTTGGGAACAGGGATTCAGTTGATGATTTGCTTGGGAGTTTTGGTGGGATGGGGGTTCATGGAAATCTCAATGCAAATGTGATGATGAAAAAGCAAGAAACTGTTTCCGAACCCACAGATCTGCTATCGGATTTTGCTTCTTCACTTAATCggtattgttattgttattgttatttttattgtttattattgttattatcattgttattattattgtttgttattttttattgttattttttattgttatttgttattgttattttttattgttattttttattgttatttgttattgttattgttattgttattgttattgttattgttattgggTAAGTTGAACTTTTTAAAGAGAAACTAGAAACaaaatgaataataataataattcgcTTTAGATAGATTTTGATTTGGAAGTTTAATGCGGCTGTAGTCtaaattttgtttgtttgtttgtttttgtttaaatGGGCAACCACCtcaatttttatttatataagcAGTTGCCAGATTTGTAACATCAAAACTACAAAGATATAAAATTGACTGTTGTTAACTTTCCCTTTAATTTAAACCATCCATCTGGGACTGGGTTAAAAATGTGCAGTATACATAGGCATTTTTTTTACTATTGATTAAAAAGCTGATATTGTCTTATAAATTTGAAGTTTTAGCATGGTTATAATTTATGATTGATGTTTGCTTGCTTGCTGTTGGTGATGAGGGCAACTCAACCCATACCTAAAAGTAGCCTTTTTTAACCCAATCTGCCCATTTTGTCACCTTTACTAGGTTGCTGTAATTGACAGTTTTCTTTCTTTTATATATTCAGAAGGAAAGCAGAAGCAAATCCTGCTGTTGGACCAGCCAAATCATTTTCAGCTACAGCAGAAGATCCGTTTCTAATGTTTGAGAGTGGCTATCATCAAGTAAATAATAATGGAGCTTCTGGTGTTGATGATTATCTAGATTCCTTTTTCACTTCAGGCGCTCAGTCAAACACCAGATCAACCCAGAGctctaccaataaggtttctccAGAGAAATTATGCACAATCTAGGGGTCGTTTGGATAGATAAACAAATACTGCTTTTTATTTTGTGATTCtttcaaataatttttttaaatttcctAATGGAACTGCTTATTATAGGGTATTACAAGattatttgttatttttttttttcataagaatgttttttttaattaattaataattttcAAACAACGGATCATGTGGTTATTTCTATCAAGCACTATCTTACTTACAAGTATGATTATCAGAATAATAATAACTTTAAAAACGTATATGAAAATGCCCCCTAGTGTGTTAGGTAACCGTACACTTGAGTTAATTATATTTCTTACAATTTCAGGATTCTGTGTATGATGCTCTTTTCAACAACAATGTTGTTGTTCCTAAGAAACAGAACAAGGCGGTGAGCACAAAACAGGCATCATCCTCAAAAGCAGCAAATAGTAGCGATGACTTCTCTTATCTTTTTGGAATGGGAGGTAAGATACCTTTAGGGTGAGAGGGGCGTCTTCGGGGAGGGCATTCGGGGAGGGGTTTCGCCGGATCGGGGGGTGCCGCCATTGATGCGGTGAGTAGAGAGAGGAGGGAGGGTAGGTGGCGGCTCACCGATgagaggggaggagagagagaggagagaggagagaggggaCCAATCACAgcttttctttattttttatttttttatttttttttaaaaaaaaaccaattcacctaataggggagtggcgccatcaaatgggggtgttaggggagtttaagaggggagttgacgtggcacacggggattggtttggcgtaagagagggcactcacctattaggtgtgcacccccttcacccttacaACTGGGTTGATCTTGACTTTGATAAAGTATTTTTTATTGAGTCAAATGCGCTAAGCTAAGagatttatttaatttaaaacgaAACATGTCTGTCTCTCCAATCCAATCCAATCAGGCTCATTTTCAGTGTGGTTGATTAACTAACGGGTACTGTGTTTTGTTGAGTAGTTGCCCCTCCATCACGAGAATTCCAGGAAATTGAAGGGGAAAGTGAAGAGAGACGAAAAGCAAGATTCAACCACCACATGACAACCCGCGAGCGAATGGTATATTCTTTTTCTTTCACCTCCATTAGTAGAAGAATCATATCTAGTCTTTTATGCTGATCGCTCTTAAAAACGTTGATTGATGATCCTGTAGCTCTCCGGCTCCATGAAATTTTCAATATTCTAGTATGTGTAACACGACTAACTCCTTGTCAAAAGAAGGAAACCGCTAAATAAGTGCTAAATATAATTTTGTTTTGTCCTATCTGGAAATCGGTAATTAGGTCAAAATGCTGATTTGGCATGACGACATATCATTTTCTTCATTGTTGTTATTTAACGATGCTGACTTCACATCTACGttttttaaataacaaaaaatGTCAAAATAATCATTTCATGTCCAGTTCGCACGTTACCAGACAAAAAGCCATCTATGACGACTCCGAGGCACAAAAATTAGTTAAATCACAAATGTAAAAGTACATTGGGATTTTACGTAAAAACCCACAAACCTTAACTGATGATCCAAAGTAATTTATCACAACCTTAAAATATTACATACATTTTAGTACAGTTCCTAGATTGGTTTTCTTGCACTTGAATATGTGAATAACTAACTATCTTCTTGCACATCTATAATTGATCTTTATAACAAGTTTAATGAGCATGTGAATGACACAATGAGATTCTATTGCATGTATTTACTATAGAAAATGTTCACTTTGGTTATTCGTACCTAAGCGTACCATTTTATTTTACTTACTTACTAGAATAATGCACTGAATGAAAAGAACAAGCGTGACCTTCAGGCGCAGCAAGAGCAAGACGAGAAGCAtgtaagtatttatttatttatttatgcctATGAAATGTGCGAATAAAAGCTTCTCTCATTTGTTTCTTACATACTTAATTTTCAGAGGGTTGCTGCAACTCTAGAGGGTGACATAAAGCGTTGGGCGGTAGGAAAAGAAGGCAATTTGCGTGCACTGTTATCTTCATTACAACATGTATCTTTTCTTTTCAAGATCTAATATCATTTAAATTTCAGACGCTTGTATATTTTACAGCAAGTTATTAATACTGTTTTTTTCTCTTTTGATGCTGTATTTGCATGATGATGCAGATACTATGGGCTGGAAGCGGGTGGCAGCCAATTTCGTTGACTGATCTGATAACATCCACAGCCGTTAAAAAAGCTTATTACAAAGCAACACTATGTGTTCATCCAGACAAAGTTCAGCAGAAAGGCGCCAGTGTTCAACAAAAGTACATTGCAGAGAAAGTTTTTGATCTTTTAAAGGTAATCAATCTGTCATGATTCTGCTACTATATGAAATCATACAACAGTGCTACTGCGTTTGATTGGTAAACAGTGAATAATTATGGTTATTCGTGCTAAGCCTGGGCCGGCTcgttaattattattttttatctGTATTtataatttaacttttttttatatttagttattttcatcattattttgtatataatatTCATTATTATGTAAATAATTAttcaatatgttaaataaaagcTATACAAATAATAGGGTTTTTTAAGCTCGAGTTAGTTTATTTAAAATAGCTCCAATATAAGCTCTGACTCGTTTTAGCTCGGCTCGACTCTAGCTTTTAGCGAGCTGATCTCGAGTAGTTCACTAGCATCTATTATTGCATCTGGATTCCCATATTTAACTTTGAATATCAAGCAAGCAACCTTTGAACACAAACTTTATGGAAAAATCGCTAAACATGTTATGTTATATTTTGACCAAATTCAAACAGGAATCGTGGAACAAATTCAATGCtgaagaattcaagaaacaaTGATGTTTTCCAGCAACAGGTGTGTATAATATGATGGCAGGTGAGTTGTTTTTGGACTTGAGATTTAATCAAAGTAATAGGAGTTATGTATATGAGTACTTGATGTATTCTTCTATTCATAAGTTTGTTTCTTCAAAACAAAAGAAATACATCCATTCGTTCCTTTGCTGTTGTATGTCGTCTGGGaaatcatttatttattttaatataaacAACTATTATTACCATAAATCAGTTAATATATACAATTTCTATAATAATGCTAGAAAATTGACAGAAGAATATTTCTAAATGAGAATGGACTTGTAGCAAGGAGGGTCATAATCAACTTATATCTATCATGTACACAAATCAATATATATAATCGAAAACCTCCTTGAGTTAAGGAAGCCTAAGAAACTCTCTAACTACCATTGATTATACATGATGGATGGCTAGGATGATTTTTTTGGGGTGATGTCCTGATCTCAATTACTTTTTGGTATAATATATAGATgatagatagtacacctaaagagtAAAATGGGGAGAAATGTTACAATTTGTCTCTGCATGTTGATGTTGAGTATGATCAGAAGACAAGTATTCATTATTACACTTTAAATCTATGCCCCCTTAAGCTATATTCAGTATCAacacaaaaaaattcaaaaaccaaATGCCCCAAATGCAGTTcacaaatctctctctctctctctctctcttcatcccCTTCACACCAAACTTCGTCGGAGATTCTTTAACAATCCCTCTCTCTTCATCCCATCCACACCACCTTCGCCGGAGATTTCcaccgcaaaaaaaaaaaaaaaaaaaaaaaacagcaaaTTATCTTCCTCTGCACCAACTTCACCAGAGATTTCCACCAATATCGGAGTTTCAGGTGTGTCGGTCTTCTTAGCAAAAGGTAACACCTTTGTCTTTCTGTAGAAATCTGGTGTTTTTTTGGTTGTTTACATTTTGAAACAAAAATGTAGGGTTTTATTGTATACTTCATTATTGAGATGCAGGTGGTTGTTTGTCTgagattgcaaaaaaaaaaaaaaaaagtgatgttCTAGGAGTTTGTGTGTATTTGTTTGGAAAACAAATGATATTACCAAAACTAGGGCTGGAAATTACAAAACTATAGTTTTGACAAAAAAAGGTGTGGAAATTACAACAAAAAAATGTAGTTTTTACTGAGTTGTTGATGTGTGAATTAACaaaacgttcaaaataaaaaaaaaggtgaTATGCTTCTAACCCTGTTTACACTTTTTGGGGATGTATTTTATCTGTAACACCTATGGGTATAATGCAAATAAatgtaaaatatattattttttgctATGTACTGTAATATGTATTCGTTTGAGGAAAAAACAACGTAACAACTGTTATTCGGATAAATTTCTTACTTTTTATAGCGCAAAACTTGTTACAACAAAAAAAATGTACTGTAAcatgctttatttttattttttttagcacAAAACGTATTACAAAAAAATGAAGATATATAACAACGTATGTGATAAGGGAAAACATTTAAAAACTTTTTAGACTTTTTTAAAAAGTTGTTACAAATGTTCTATTGGAAAAAAATGCTACTTTTTAATCGGTAATATTTCAACAAAGTGTATAATAAAGAAATTACATTTAAAGgggaaaatgtaaaaaaaaaagggttagatgttggttttgaaacaaaacagaagttACATTTTTTGTTCTTTGCTTTTTTTAGTTGAATTCCTTTTACATAAAAAAAGATACATTGATATTTGATGTGTACAAAAAAACGTACAGGTGTGTTGCATTTTGAGATAATCCATAAACTGTACATTGTACATGAATACTTTAAAGAGTAagttacgtttttggcccctgtggttatatcacttttactatattagcccaaaatatgattttttttaacaacTGTGCCCCcgtggtctctataactaactattttggccccctAAATCTAACTCCACCCCTAACCTTGGTTAATTATTTGTCACATgcaagggtatttttgtaatttctcCTCCCCTTTAAATCTAATTTCTATTTACCCAGATTTCAAGAACACTCATCATCTTTATCCTTCCCCTTTTCACTTTCTCAAAACCCTAGCCCCAACTTCCTTATTTTTTCTACAACATACACCTTATCTCCATTttctttttgggtaaagggttaccccggtgtaTTTTATATCATCAATCAATAAAAAACAAGTGAGGAATAGAGCATTCCCCAGTTCTCTAGCATGACATGCCATACCAGAGTTACAAGCACAAGGAAACAAGTTAGACACGTGCAAACAAGATAACTAGATAGACATGTCAACCACGACACTACATTGCAACAAACGACTGTTAACCACAATCATCATCTTCAATCACGAGCCCATGAGACAGACTCCAATCTTGTAAAATCCTCTCCACTTGGCTTGTTCTCTTGAACCGCATCGTGTGAAGTTTCATCCTGACGGTAACTAATATCACCTCTATAAGCCGAGCAACGCTCCTTCTCTTGGTTGAAAATAATCTCGTGTTCCTTTCCTGCCAAACAAAGTAAGTCGCCGCACCCACTACAAGCTTGCTAATAACGTGTGTCACCTTCTTTGAATTACCGAACCGCACTAGATGGTCGTAAATGTTATCCCAAGTATTAGAGACGGAATCCATACGAGCTATGTCCTTAACTCCATTCCAAATCTGCGTCCCATAAGAGCACTCAAAGAATAGGTGCTCATGAGAATCCGACCCAGAAGTACACAAAGAACAGCACAAAAGATTGAGATTCACATTACCCGAAGAATACCAGCTACACATAATATCATGCGTCTTCAATTTCTTGTTAACCAGTAGCCATATGAAAAATGAATGACGAGGGATAGATTGAGGAAACCAAACCATGCACACCCAAGGGACTTCATTCTGAATAGTGCGAATATCATCCCAAACATTAGAAGCACTATAATCCATATCCTTTCCTGATCTCGATCTCCACACCACTCTATCATGATTAAGTGGCCGAAGTTCAATATCCTTATCTTGAGGGTattccctactaatgtccttgccttatctctttttgaaaagtgtttgactcgtggatcttgacgcttacgtgaatgcaatgaaaaccttttcgtaaaatgttttcgtgagagaactctagtgattgtagtctagactcgagaa
This genomic stretch from Helianthus annuus cultivar XRQ/B chromosome 8, HanXRQr2.0-SUNRISE, whole genome shotgun sequence harbors:
- the LOC110873025 gene encoding auxilin-related protein 1, yielding MDHFGVLVESIGFKAHGKSSAPLADLKNTNKPNFTSNGFPTDIGSNSTNKPPNSDFDDVFGVFNRSNTYSDDVFGVFKGSSGDVVGNRDSVDDLLGSFGGMGVHGNLNANVMMKKQETVSEPTDLLSDFASSLNRRKAEANPAVGPAKSFSATAEDPFLMFESGYHQVNNNGASGVDDYLDSFFTSGAQSNTRSTQSSTNKDSVYDALFNNNVVVPKKQNKAVSTKQASSSKAANSSDDFSYLFGMGVAPPSREFQEIEGESEERRKARFNHHMTTRERMNNALNEKNKRDLQAQQEQDEKHRVAATLEGDIKRWAVGKEGNLRALLSSLQHILWAGSGWQPISLTDLITSTAVKKAYYKATLCVHPDKVQQKGASVQQKYIAEKVFDLLKESWNKFNAEEFKKQ